Part of the Companilactobacillus zhachilii genome is shown below.
ACAGCTGATAGAAGCATTAACGAGAACTTAGCTCAATTGAATAAAGCTAACGGGTTTAAGTAAAATAAAAAATCATTCCTCCTAATCGGAAGAATGATTTTTTTGATACCTTCGTAGATTAAATAAATTAGGTGGTAAAGCTTGTAGGAAGGTAATACCAAGAATCAAGAGAGCACCCGCAATTTCCGCAGCACTGACATGGGTTTTCAAGACAGTTACTGCCAAAACTGTAGCGGTTAGTGGTTCGAATGCACTCAACATTCCAGTTGTTGCTGGTGTTAAATAGTTCAGACTTTGGAGATAGAACAAGTAAGAAAACATCGTCCCACCAGTGACGATAAAGATGATGCAAAGTATAGCAGTCCCAGTTAGTGCAGGTACGTGTGATAAATCAGCAAATGGTGCAAAGACAATACCACCAAGTAGCATGGACCAGCCAGTAACAATCCGAGCATCAAATCGCTTTAATAATTCTCGAGGAAGTAAAGTATATGATGCCTGACTAATACCAGCGCCGACACCCCATAAAACAGCAGCAGGAGACAACATCAATTGATTAATGTGTCCGTGAGTAACTAGTAAGAACGTTCCCAGAATCGCTAAGAAAATAGAGATAATATCGATTCGGCGCGGCAGTTGCAATTTGCGTAATGAAATATAAAGAATAATGAATAATGGCCCTAAAAATTGTAAAATCGTTGCCGTCGGTGCATTACCGTATTTGATAGCCATAAAGTAAGTATATTGAGCCGGTAACATTCCCAGCAAACCGAATGCAAATAGCTGAAAAACATAGCGCGGCTTTTTCAAAATGGCAAAGAGTTCTTTAGAATCAATAAAGTAGCACCAAATGACAAGCATTAAACCAGCAAAAAGCAACCGAATCCCGACAATCCACTGTGTAGGGATACTTTCTTGAGTAAATAAATATTGTGCAATACTACCAGAAAAGCCCCAAAGAACCGGTCCAGCAATAGCATAGAAAAATCCTTTTTGTTTATCAGTCATGAGAATCCCCCCTTATGACGTGTGATTATAGATGTGTTGTTTTAAACAGTAATTATAAATATTTAAAAATCGAAGATAAACTAGCCGGAAGGAGTAAGAGGATTAGGTCGCTGTGAAAGTGGCGTTAGTGCTTTAGCACTTACACCATGGGACGAGTTTTGAAACTCGCGGGTTTTGCGAGGTTCAAAATCGAGATTGGAGACCTTGGCTCCAATCGGTCCCCATAGCGACCTAATTCTCTTACTCCTGGAGGCGGCCTCGTAACACATTAAGTATCATGCTAACACTGTTAATATCCCGCAAGCAAAAAAATATCTTATACTGTATAATTCGACTTATATAGGAGGATAAGCTCATGCTCAAAATCCAGAATGTTAGTAAAGATTTCGGATCATTGAAAGCGTTGAATAATGTTTCATTTGATGTTGCTGATGGTCAAATTCTTGGTTTAATTGGTCAAAACGGTGCCGGAAAGTCGACGACATTTCACAGTATTTTGAACTTTTTAAACTATCAAGGTACGATTACTTGGAACAATCAGCCAATCACTGAAGCGGTTTTTAATGAAATAGGCTATTTGCCAGAAGAACGTAGTTTGATGCCTAAATTGACGATTGAACAACAAATTGTTTATTTGGCTCGTTTGAAAAATAAGTCTGCCAAAGAAATTCGTCCACAAATTGACGAGTGGTTAGAACGTTTTGCCGTGAAGGGAAATAAAAAAGATAAAATCAAAGATTTATCAAAAGGTAATCAACAAAAGGTTCAATTGATTTGTACGCTGATTCACCACCCTAAATTGATTATTCTAGATGAGCCTTTCAGTGGACTTGATCCTGTTAATGCTGATTTGTTGAAGCAAGCTATCATTACCGCAAAAGAGCAGGGAGCGGCCATCATTTTCTCCAGTCATGATATGGAAAATGTTGAGGAAATCTGTGATGGATTAGTGATGTTGCGTAATGGTCAAGTTGTCCTAGAAGGGACCGTCAGAGATGTGCGACAATCGTTTGGTAAAACGAGAATTTTGGTTACTACCGATTGGACTAAGGAGCAGTTACTTGCTTTGCCACATGTGCTTCAAGTTCAACGTCATGAAGAAAAGCGTTATGTGCTTGATTTAGATGACGAAACGGCTGGTCCAGACATCTTTGAGGCTTTAACACAAGGTAAATATATTGAAGAATTTAGCCAACAGCCACCAACACTGGATGAGATTTTCCGTTTGAAAGCAGGTGAACGCGATGAATAAATTATGGATCGTTACAATGGAAACTTTCTTACGGCAAGTAAAATCCTGGAGTTTCGTCATGCTGATTTTGGGACCATTTTTGATGTTCGGCATTACGATAGGAGCTGGCTATATCGGTGCTAG
Proteins encoded:
- a CDS encoding ABC transporter ATP-binding protein, coding for MLKIQNVSKDFGSLKALNNVSFDVADGQILGLIGQNGAGKSTTFHSILNFLNYQGTITWNNQPITEAVFNEIGYLPEERSLMPKLTIEQQIVYLARLKNKSAKEIRPQIDEWLERFAVKGNKKDKIKDLSKGNQQKVQLICTLIHHPKLIILDEPFSGLDPVNADLLKQAIITAKEQGAAIIFSSHDMENVEEICDGLVMLRNGQVVLEGTVRDVRQSFGKTRILVTTDWTKEQLLALPHVLQVQRHEEKRYVLDLDDETAGPDIFEALTQGKYIEEFSQQPPTLDEIFRLKAGERDE
- a CDS encoding DMT family transporter; the encoded protein is MTDKQKGFFYAIAGPVLWGFSGSIAQYLFTQESIPTQWIVGIRLLFAGLMLVIWCYFIDSKELFAILKKPRYVFQLFAFGLLGMLPAQYTYFMAIKYGNAPTATILQFLGPLFIILYISLRKLQLPRRIDIISIFLAILGTFLLVTHGHINQLMLSPAAVLWGVGAGISQASYTLLPRELLKRFDARIVTGWSMLLGGIVFAPFADLSHVPALTGTAILCIIFIVTGGTMFSYLFYLQSLNYLTPATTGMLSAFEPLTATVLAVTVLKTHVSAAEIAGALLILGITFLQALPPNLFNLRRYQKNHSSD